In Gambusia affinis linkage group LG20, SWU_Gaff_1.0, whole genome shotgun sequence, the genomic window TCAAAACAAGTAATCCAATACTTAAATTTTTGGATCATTTTAGAAATAGTTAATGTCAAAACAGGAACTTGAGATGGTTATTCATGCTTTTCATTCTCCTTGGTCTAGACTTGTTAATTTTCTTACTAATTTACTCACTCATTGCCTTTCCTTTATTCTCTTCTGCCAAGCATAGCTGAAATTACTATTTTTCATGTTGGGTCCAAACTGCAgttcaaaaaatgatttttcccTCCGTTTCCCTCTGTAATTTCTCCGTCTCGCTCTCCTGCAGCACACAGAAGGCTTTAAGAAGAGGTGGTTCACCATGGACGACCGGCGGCTAATGTACTTCAAAGACCCTCTGGTGAGAAGAGACCAGATTCCATCCCGATCCTCTAGAGGCCTGATATGTTGGACTAACGCGACCCTCTCTGTCCCCCACAGGACGCCTACGCCAGGGGCGAAGTGTTCATTGGCAGCAAGGAGAACAGCTACACCGTCCTGGCCGGCTTGCCCCCGTCCACGCAGGGCTACCACTGGAACCACGGCATCACCATTGTCACGCCCGACAGGAAGTTCCTCTTTGCCTGCGAGACGGAGGCCGAGCAGCGCGACTGGATCGCGGCTTTCCAGAGAGTCATCAATCGACCGATGAGGCCACAGGAATACgcaggtttttatttggaaTGTTGGGACAGGTGCAGATAGGGAAGCGGACCGAAACTGATTCTGATTGATTACATCATCAAGTCCATCTACAGTGGCACATTGTTTCATTTGCTTCCATTTCCTGTGGTTGCATAATTTATTCCTTCATATTTCTTTAGTTAATTGTaggttttgcttgttttttttttctgattgcagcattttttgtttgcatcgTTTTGGTATATTTAGAAGTTTGCCTCTCAGCCGCCGTAACATTCACGCACTAAGGAAGGCTAAATGTGCATCGGTTTGTGTCCATACCTAATTTCTGTCtccttcattgttttttttttagtggagGCCCATTTTAAACACAAGCCTTGAAGCCTACAGCAAGTCTAAAGTCATCTGGACCGGCCCAGTCAGAAAGGTCAAAGACAGCCCCCCACCCCTCACAGCACAACTAATGGGGAGGCATTGGGGTCCCGTCTGGGTAAGGAGTAATTTTTTGGAATGGGCCAAcattggaaaagaaaaggagaacaGAGGACTCCAGTCTATGTTAAAGATGATGGTTGGTATGATCTAAGGTGGAAGGGTAGAGATGATGTCTTTTAATACTGCTCTTACCAACTTTGTGCTGTACATTGTCATACCAGACCCCACCCCCTCTCCCTGTTCTCCTGCCCCTCAGCAATGTGGACCCCTAATCTGCATTAAGCTACCCTTACACCCTTGGATCTCATCTTGTGAATGGTTCTTTCTGCCTGTGATCTAATGTAGCTATGTAACCTGGTCGCTTAACGAAGACTAACGCGttgttaatttattgaatgtacAGTTTTAGACCACAGTGTCTTAATCGTGCGTGTGgaattgtcatgttttcatcGAGGACTCTTGCGAGGTCCAACCTCTGGCGCTGAAACCCTGGGAAACCTGAATTCTACAAAGTGCTGTTAACAACAACCATGCCTACAAACGAAACTTGCACACAAACGCTCAGTGAACTCCACCTGCTGTTAACGATGGCGGAGCATGCTGATCCTCCGCGTCCAACCAGGGTCCCTTTTAGAAAACCTCCACCCCAAACAGAAGCCGCGCCCTTATTTATTTGTACTGTCGAACATACCATGTCATCGTGGGATGctatttttttgctgctttcttgGATTGTAATGTGACGGGATTGTAATTTGTAGAACACTTCTACAAATGTTCAATTTGTTCTTTGTATCTTGATTCAAAGGCACACTGTTTTGTTGATTCTTGCATCGTCGTgggaaataaatttgaaaaattaaaatggaggAACCAGAGACAAGATTACAATATTTATATGTTCTGTGTCTCATTTGTTGTTTGTATGGTGGCCCAGAAGGGACAACAACAGGCAAAAGTCACAACGGAAGTTATGTTAAATATGCTAGCATGATTTCTGTTTTAGTCTAAAACAGAGCTGCTAGCCAGTTTAGCATAGCTTCCTTTGTGGTTTCTGCTTTTTACTGACCCTTGTGGGCCACCGCATATTTGACAGTAGAAGTGTGTAATACtccatattttaatattgatgtagatttttttctttaaagtattttgttaaaactacTGGAATCAACTGGAACGCCCTCCGTAGTCGAATTTCCGAGATTTAACATTCGGAAGGCGTATTTCGTGTTTCAATATGGTCACTCCGCATAACTGTAGTAAGTTAtgatcagtgacgtgcggtgaggttcatagctggtgaggcactgacgtcatcagaatcagatttgcaaatagatgcatagattgacagcagtttacaggttatgtttcacttctgcatccttacacatacaaactgtagctcacaaaacacacatttccttaaaaaacaaaacaaaataaatgtcaaaagtcgggataagcgagagggaaaaaaatcactatctctattataatctaccgctgcacttgacttgcttcccgaatcgtttagcctagctcgctgtcacttactcggcagttgaggagtgaacaagacgaacgtctgggatcttgagcgccccctgccatgaggcaagagaactgcctgcctcacctcgaacctgttctctgccgtttataatcgctcattacacgaaacacgttacacaaacacagttggtgacaaaaagcactgtacattatatacataagctaaattattggaaataagttcacatattaaatttgtttaaaccattttattgacgccgtacagcaacatgctctctccgcttagcagccagcgcagagccaggggttgcgcaatccaaggtgaggcagagctcgctgctgcctcaccggcatcgcttccaagcatttgaatgagaaaataagaaaattcagcgattttgaacaaataaaaatcgaaattggtgaagctacatgaaaaataaatattttttagtacaaaccaccggatgaatataacaatttaaattactttatgattatatattttctttctttccatgatggctggtgaggcactgcctcacctgcctcccctgaccgcacgtcactggttaTGATGATGACGGGTTTACAAGACATGTaagcatgtttaaaataaatgttacgtGTAGCGCCTGAAACTAGTGTTTGCTTGTGGaaagtaaagcttaaaatgAGGTTTGTAATACAATGTTTATGCGCGTCGCCATGTTAAAATCCTGACTTCTAAACTGTAACGCCGTTACCTCGGGTCTGACGTCAAACCCAGCTCCCACGACCAGTGCGGTATGGCCTACTATCTACTGTCTGCAATTGTAAAttgttatttgtaaataaagtaaaaaaaagaaaaaaaaaaggtatggCCTCCTTATACCGCTGGTTCTGACTTCCGGGTTAAATAGATGGCAGCATCACACTCACGATGGCTGTGATGACCAGGCCTATCACCATCACAGAACCCCATTTCtgcagttaaaattaaaattcaccCTTTATTCAGGTATTGGCATTTTTGAGAAATGATTCCGAGGACATTCTGAATGTTAGGTTAATCCTTAATTTGTCCAGCAGATGGCGCCATTAGACTGTTTACGCAGTTACTCCTCTAGTTTTAGAGGAGTAACTGTCCTTAAAACATCGCTTACAATGGTGTCCGAATTACATTGCTGTAATTGTCACAAACAATTTTGCTGtataaaaatcagaatttcaATGTTTAAAGTTGGAAACATTAAGTGCATTGTCCCCTGAAGTTAGAAAGTTAGTAGATTACAAGAACCCAGACATATTCATTTATCTAGGTGTTTTGAGACGATGGGTTTGCAATAGATCCACCAACCCCCTATTAAGGATCACTTGATCTGTTGACATCTTCTAAGTAGATCTTCGAAGATCACAGACCATTTTCAGGTCATGCAGCTGGTGTTGTGGAACCGAAGGTGCTGCAGCTCTTACAATTCATAGGTGTAGCATGCATTAGATTTGAGCAATGGGTTTCTAACCCATATATTTGGTTGAGCTTTGTGTTGTGATCCTTATACAAAGTAGTCTTGAGttaatttggtgttttaaagCGAGTCTTAAAACCGAGACATACCACACCATTCCTGGACCCGTTTCAGTTGTAGGCTTATACAACCTGCATTGTATAGACTTACAACTGTGTGCGACAAGCACAAGATACACTAATCCTCATGTTTGTCGTCGCAATAGTATGGAGAAATGTTAGCAGGTCGGGTTTCACCCTATCTCACCAACGAGAGTCCAACTGGCAGTGGAATTGCTTTCCTGAGTACATTGGACCATAAATAGTGTGCCAAACAGCATCAAACTGTGCCGTACTGCTCAGTGGAAATGAGCCAATAGGGACACCCACTCTCCACAAGTGTGATAACATAACAAAAAGCAGTAACTCAAAGCAAGTGaaatatatctatttttcaGCTGAGAGCCATTGATAGATAATTACCTTGGACGGTGAGGCATAATATCCATCACTAACCCTAACTCATTTCTCATCAACAGCTATTTGGTTGAAAACTGTCTGGCAAATTTCTGGGTTTCAAGTTGCAAAGACCCGTCATCTCATAGTGGGAAATCTACTAGACGGTGgtcaatgttctttttcttaaagTCATGATGATTTGGATGTTTTCCAATAGAAAGAAAAGTGGGCTAAATAACTGCCAGTGTACCTGCAACCTGATGATCTCCCTCTCTGACATAACCTTCCACAGGATTCCAGCCATTGCAAACATAAATTTGTCAATGCTTCTTCTGTCTGGCTGCGCTGTTGTTGTTGGCTGCCAGGTTCTCATGGTAAACTGCTGAGACAGAGAGCCAGTGAGCAGTACGTGACAGGCAACAGGAAGTGTTTAAAAGAAGGTGGGACCTTTGGGTTCCAGCATGAACCCCAGGGTTCATACTGGAAGTAATATGTCCAGTCGGTCATTGGAACACTGAACAAACATCTGTTACCAGGCAGACGAACCTTGGTGCAAGAGTATGCAACCAAAAAGGGgacatagacttttttttttttttcaaatgcaaaagtAGGTACTTGACCAAAGAGaccaaaatctgaaaacataatCAAGCATTTTTTCTATCCacataaacattattattagaTGTGCTCAATCATATCGCTGAACTGCTCCATTTAAACCTCATAAGAAATTCTAaacaaattgtttcttttagtgcttttatttgTTGCCCCCAGTTGTAAACAGATCTTCCGAGCTAAAATCTACTGTGTCTGCACACCATACAAAATACACTATAAAATGTCTTGTATCTGTAGAATGACTTTAACAATAATATGTGATTAAAGCCTTTTGGATGCATAATACTTTGCAATAAGCCACACCCTCTACAATCAACCAGAACCATTTTATTCAGCTCAGGTCCCACATTAGATAAATCATCTCACAAATTGCgcaagttacaaaaaataaactctcagattattttttgtgcAAACTGGGAAACCTTATAAGCAAAAGAGCAAGACACAGTAGACAAGagtaattaaaacattaattcgATAAATACCATGAGATTACAGCAGGCTTACAGAGACTCTTGTGGGACTGTCACCAGGCAGCTTGTGGATTCAAACTTGCTTtgagtttgaatgttttcacaacGGTAGGTTGAGTTCCCTCTGCATAGGTTTCTTTCCGCAGTCCAAAACATTCATGGTAGTTTACCTGGGCAGTTAATATacatataattaatttaaaaatacctGCAAACAGGTCAATTTGTAGTGAATGTTTCACTTTTAGAGATGTGGAAATTGTTGGGAGCCACGTCCCAACCGACAGATGGTTTTGTTGCTCAAGTACATTTAAGAAACTGTCCTAAACTACTGCCACCTGGACTGGGTTAAACTCTTCATTTGTTCTCCCCATTTTGTACCCACACTATGCTGTTTTGTTGCTTCCTGTCTCAATTTTATAACCCATAAACAAAGTTGGTGCCCATCAGGGATAGAAGTCTCGAGACCGGTCTCAACCTGCTTTTCCTGATCTTGAGCTCGGTCTCAGATCGTTATGTCTTAGTCTTGGCTCAGAAGATCTGCTCTTGCTCTTGGTCTTGTAGGATGCGATCTTGGTCTAGCAAGAACCCTCCTTGGTACCCATGTACTTAAATCATGGCATATCTGAGATATTTTCAtgaatttttcaataaaattgtctttaaaaagcTTCAATCTTACATATAATTTCATTGTACATTGTACAGTACTTTAGACCACctatttgtatgtattttacttttaaactcCATTTGAACCAGTTGACTCTTATCAAATATGTCATACTATGGCTATTGATAAATTAATATAACTATGAGCTACCTCCATTTGGCAGATATTATTTATTAGAATGACATCATCACATTGCCAAGGCCGGTTGTCAGAGCTGATATGAAACATCCCTGGTGCATGGTGGGTGGTAGCAGATGTCTTGACtgtaaggatttttttaagGTTCAGCTAAAACTAGAAAGACATGGAATGCCAAATGAATTTGAGTTTGgagaattttattgatttgcCCTTTCAAGATGTccaattttaaacatatttctaagTCCTTGTCAGTCTTGAGATTTCTTCTGCATGACAACACAGGCCCGTGATGTTTTCTCACAGAAACAGATGAGATTTTGTTTACTGTCTGTCAGCTGTGGTTGAGTCTGAAGGCAGACTTCAGCCCCTGTCAAGGCCTGGAGAGTGACGCGTAGACGGGCTGCTCCCAGACAGAGGGAGGACTGCGTGGAGGCGGCGCCAAGGCCAGGCTGTTGATGAGCGGAGCGGCGTACGACCTGCGAGATGAGTGAAGGTACGGATATTGGTACAGGCCGGCGGGGTAACCTGAAAACGCGCCGTAGAGGCTGGCGTTCTGAAGGTCAGTGTAGTCCGGTGCATTAGGAGGAGacgaggaggtggaggagctaaGAGAGGTGTACTGAGGTTGGTATGAAGGCGAAGGAGGTGAAGTAGAAGAGGAAGCTGACGAGCTGCAATGGCCCGGGCTCATCTGCTCCATTTTGATCTGAGGTTTTTGGCCAGTGTCCTCCTGCGGTACCTCCGCTGATGTCCCTTCAGGTGTTTTGAGGGAACAGTTGACTGTGCTGTTGGAGTGTGCTTGGGCGCTTTGGGGGACGTATGATCCATTCAGGCTGCTGGGTTCCATCTGGGCTGGAAGAATTGTGCTGTGGCTGTTCAGGGGCAGGTACTGGTCCAGCTCGTGCACATCAAAGCCAGCTATGGTGCCGATGACCTCGGTGCTAAGCTCTGAAATGTCCATGTTGCTGAAGTCGATGTTTCGGTTGGAATGAATAGCGGAGCTACTGTCAACAGGACGATGGGCATCATGCTTGTTAACAGCGTGGAGCTCAGTTTTGGGGGTAGTCGGGGGTGTTGGAGGACTGTGTGGTTGAcctaaaagcaaacaaacaaacaaacaaacaaaaaaaattcagtttttttcactttacataAACATTTGTAATTGCTGAGATTTTGTAATCTTGTCACCTGGATTGTAATGCTTGGGGACCTCTCTTATACCACCTAGCCGGGTCAACCCAGCTTCCGTCTTATAAAAGCCCTGCTGGGCCTGGTGCTGGTGTTGTGGTCTCGGGTCCCCTTGGCCCGGTTTAGCACTTTTGCGTCTTCGAGGTTGGTATTTGTAGTCTGGATAGTCTCTCTTGTGTTGCAGTCTCAGCTTTTCAGCCTCCTCTACAAATGGCCGCCTTTCTGTTTCAGAGAGAAGTCTGGAACAAAAGGCAGGAAGAAGTGACTGGACAGAGGCATTCTCTCTTCAGTGTGGGCTAAGCATTACCTCTTATTTAGAAAAGGCAGAGACTGGTATCAGCACTAGTGTTTGTGATTTAAAGGTTGGAACATTTTCCCATCATACCGTTCGAATGGTTTAAATCCTATAACCGAGGTGCTAAGAATAAACTCcaaagtatttctgtttttatttttttcatctgtacGTAGCATTGAGTAGTCCTGCGCAACCCCCAACTCacttgttgctgtgcactgctaGTTAGCGGTTTTATGTAAAGTTAGTACATTGTTCCCTAGCTTAACACAAACATCTTGGAGCAACACCAATGCCTCTTATCAAGCTAACATTATAGCCTGATAATGTTAGCCTGATAAGATGGCAACGAGCGACATGACTGTTAAAAAGTAGAGTGCAGAGTCTACCACAGTAGCATTACTAATTAACTCTGGGTTAATTCACTTGccttgatttattaaaaaaacactgaaagactGTGActcaaaaacagctgaaaagagCAGAATATTAAAATTTGCAAGTAGTTGTAAAATGTTCCACATATAATCGTTGTGGCTCCTTATTGGTTGGTGAGAAAATAGAGTCTTTCATTTGTAATAGtgcttttatttcagcaaaacCTATGTCACATAggaaaaagcttaaaaacagaGACTGAAACACTAGACTGGGGTTATTTTTCAATTGAAACCTTATAGTTAAATTCTGACATTAAGATATAAATTACACAACCATTTGATGGAATGACCTCACAGGAATCATGCCCTCATATATGaaattggtttttaaaatgtgaaaaacagactattgaaagaaatgttttttttcctttctttcttttttttttttttacattgctttaGTTTGATCTCAGACATATTGTTATATATTAAATAGGGATAGTTATTTATGTAAATCTTAATCAGCTGCCGTGTAAAATACAGCTCAATGCAAATGTCACAACAATTCAAAGGCCCATAAAATAGCATTTACATAAACAGCAAATATGTctttttagatttagattttaggTGGTAGAGATCCATTTATGTCTTGATCTCCATGATTGTGTCTTCCTGCTGGCTTCAGCCTCTGGGTCTAACTAatctaaattaatgaaaaatgaagGAACCGGGAAAGTAATCGATTAAATTTAAGACATCAACGGACtataatcttttaaaagaacctcacttcaaaaattCTAATCTAGCTTTTctcattgttgtgttttactgTAGCCTACTGTGAATCTTACCCTCCTTATATTTTTGCTCTGTCTATAAAATCAGCCACTCACCTCCACAGCTTCCCCAGCGTCTTGCTCAGCTCCGCGTTGTGGAGGTGCGGGTACTGGTCCGCCAGCTTCCTCCGCGCCGCCTGCGCCCACACCATGAAGGCGTTCATCGGCCTCTTTACGTGCGGTTTGCTCTTAACCCCCCTCTCCCCGTGATTCGGCACGGGCACCAGCGACCAGTCGTACCCTTTCAGCACCTGCGACACCGCGTCCCGGATGCAGGCGGGGAACCGCTCGTCCTCCGGGGAGCTCTCCGCTCCTGCTAGGGGACATGCCGCCGCCAGCGACTCAGGTCTGGCGGGAGAGTTCCCGAGCTCCCGGTCCGGTTCGTGAAGGGGCGTAGAGCCGCCGCTGCTCTGTGGACTGCACGGATCCTCAGTAAGTAAGCTGTGCGCTTCTGCCATAGTTTGTTACTGGGCTTATTTTAGCGCCTCCAAAGTTTGCGAAAAGCTCTCCAAATGCGTAAAAGCGCGCGGGTGTGACTGGATCGCCACGAAAATAAATGAAGTTCTCTCACTGGAAAGATCTGGCACGGGGCTGCCATTCCCCTTCACATTCTCCCCAATGTATGACAACTTTGACAAGCTCATCGAAAAGTAAACTCTGCAGTCTCTCCACCTCCATCTGCTATTGGCTTGCacgaaataaaaaaataagaacattggGGACCTCCTTCCCCAATTAATTGGAAAATTCAACGTCAGATAGAATTCCAAGTTTAGAAAGTCTGTAATTTTGAAAAGtgttaagtaaaaacaaataaaaataattgcagtCAACTTGGACCCTTATTCTCTACTAGCCTGAAGATGCTAGCCTTTCTATTGAGATCCAAACGTG contains:
- the LOC122823736 gene encoding transcription factor SOX-8-like — translated: MAEAHSLLTEDPCSPQSSGGSTPLHEPDRELGNSPARPESLAAACPLAGAESSPEDERFPACIRDAVSQVLKGYDWSLVPVPNHGERGVKSKPHVKRPMNAFMVWAQAARRKLADQYPHLHNAELSKTLGKLWRLLSETERRPFVEEAEKLRLQHKRDYPDYKYQPRRRKSAKPGQGDPRPQHQHQAQQGFYKTEAGLTRLGGIREVPKHYNPGQPHSPPTPPTTPKTELHAVNKHDAHRPVDSSSAIHSNRNIDFSNMDISELSTEVIGTIAGFDVHELDQYLPLNSHSTILPAQMEPSSLNGSYVPQSAQAHSNSTVNCSLKTPEGTSAEVPQEDTGQKPQIKMEQMSPGHCSSSASSSTSPPSPSYQPQYTSLSSSTSSSPPNAPDYTDLQNASLYGAFSGYPAGLYQYPYLHSSRRSYAAPLINSLALAPPPRSPPSVWEQPVYASLSRP